One part of the Glycine soja cultivar W05 chromosome 11, ASM419377v2, whole genome shotgun sequence genome encodes these proteins:
- the LOC114377507 gene encoding agamous-like MADS-box protein AGL15 has product MGRGKIEIKRIDNASSRQVTFSKRRTGLFKKAQELSILCDAEVAVIVFSNTGKLFEFSSSGMKRTLSRYNKCLGSTDAAVAEIMTQKEDSKMVEILREEIEKLETKQLQLVGKDLTGLGLKELQNLEQQLNEGLLSVKARKEELLMEQLEQSRVQEQRVMLENETLRRQIEELRCLFPQSESMVPFQYQHTERKNTFVNTGARCLNLANNCGNEKGSSDTAFHLGLPAGVQEEGPQERNLFK; this is encoded by the exons ATGGGTCGAGGGAAAATCGAGATCAAAAGAATCGACAATGCTAGCAGCAGACAAGTCACGTTCTCGAAGCGGAGAACAGGGTTGTTCAAGAAGGCTCAGGAACTTTCCATTCTCTGTGACGCCGAGGTTGCTGTCATAGTTTTCTCCAACACTGGCAAGCTCTTCGAGTTTTCCAGTTCCGG TATGAAGCGAACACTTTCAAGATACAACAAATGCCTTGGTTCTACAGATGCTGCTGTAGCAGAAATTATGACACAG aagGAAGATTCTAAGATGGTGGAGATTCTAAGAGAGGAAATTGAAAAGCTAGAAACAAAGCAATT ACAGTTGGTGGGTAAGGATCTGACAGGATTGGGTTTAAAGGAATTGCAAAATTTAGAGCAGCAACTTAATGAGGGGTTATTGTCTGTCAAGGCGAGAAAG GAGGAATTACTCATGGAGCAACTAGAGCAATCTAGAGTTCAG GAACAGCGGGTTATGTTGGAGAATGAAACTTTGCGAAGACAG ATTGAGGAGCTTCGGTGTCTGTTTCCACAATCAGAAAGCATGGTCCCATTCCAATACCAACATACTGAAAGAAAGAATACTTTTGTAAATACTGGCGCCAGATGTCTCAACTTGGCTAATAACTGTGGAAATGAGAAAGGGAGTTCAGATACAGCATTTCATTTGGG GTTGCCTGCTGGTGTTCAAGAGGAAGGCCCCCAAGAAAGAAACCTTTTCAAATGA
- the LOC114377506 gene encoding UPF0496 protein 4-like, with protein MVLLTEKLAKRYFNFKLENRHHAITHPQPEELSSSLLAFKSYVSKSIDQLALDLKPGSETLSLTWFGRCFDLLPLINKAFAKLVADIDYPMSKWEIFSIEGYYLSYTLSLLELLNSISSCFSHLGQASLSLVHGLTLVENSPSLATKPYLKAIQLQQGCFSTNFGQDHDDEKRVFFSGKEWMVHEAVKEMRSIGFWVCGVMLSCLYGDGKPYMELRKIAGGFDGGSLVATLDSKIGEQLMKQRPIFSEIKEVNNAVSNLLVASDEVRHDAAKELQTKLSVLEKLSDDIRKEVDNLFANVMTQRSELIDGFRLQKQPQK; from the coding sequence ATGGTACTTTTGACAGAGAAACTTGCAAAACGTTACTTCAACTTCAAGCTGGAGAATCGCCACCATGCCATTACACATCCTCAACCAGAGGAGTTATCATCTTCACTTCTTGCGTTTAAATCCTATGTGTCCAAATCAATTGACCAATTAGCATTGGATTTGAAACCTGGATCAGAGACCTTGTCCTTGACATGGTTTGGAAGGTGTTTTGACCTCTTGCCCTTAATCAACAAGGCTTTTGCAAAGCTTGTTGCGGATATTGACTACCCAATGAGTAAATGGGAGATTTTTTCCATTGAAGGGTACTACTTGAGCTACACCTTGAGTTTGCTAGAGCTTCTGAATTCcatttcttcttgtttttctcATCTTGGCCAAGCTAGCCTTTCTCTGGTTCATGGTTTGACCCTAGTGGAGAATTCACCTTCTTTGGCTACAAAGCCATATCTGAAAGCAATTCAActtcaacaagggtgtttcagCACCAACTTTGGTCAAGATCATGATGACGAAAAAAGGGTTTTTTTCTCTGGCAAGGAGTGGATGGTTCATGAGGCTGTAAAGGAAATGAGGAGTATTGGATTCTGGGTATGTGGGGTTATGTTGTCTTGTTTATATGGTGATGGTAAGCCATACATGGAGCTGAGAAAAATTGCTGGAGGGTTTGATGGTGGTTCTCTAGTTGCCACGCTTGATTCCAAAATCGGTGAACAGTTGATGAAGCAAAGGCCAATCTTCAGTGAGATCAAAGAGGTAAACAATGCTGTTTCTAACCTTCTTGTTGCTTCTGATGAAGTGAGACATGATGCAGCCAAGGAATTGCAGACAAAGCTGAGTGTGTTGGAGAAGCTATCTGATGATATAAGGAAGGAGGTGGATAATCTGTTTGCCAATGTAATGACTCAGAGATCCGAATTAATTGATGGCTTTCGGCTACAGAAACAGCCACAAAAATAA